From a single Anaerolineaceae bacterium oral taxon 439 genomic region:
- a CDS encoding GNAT family N-acetyltransferase codes for MNQGGYTIRLETPDDYRAAENLTREAFWNVYRPGCIEHYILHAYRGREDFVQELDFVMEKDGGIMGHIMYVRTEIQADDGRRIPIMTFGPISIAPEYQRQGYGKALLEFSMEKAADLGVGALCMEGNLDFYGKLGFVVASSRGIHYNAEPRTDEVPYFLLRELRAGFLNGVTGTYYTPEGYLVDGRDVENFDVGFSPKKKMKLPGQLV; via the coding sequence ATGAATCAAGGCGGTTATACGATCCGGTTGGAAACGCCTGATGATTATCGGGCGGCGGAAAATCTGACACGGGAAGCGTTCTGGAACGTTTATCGGCCGGGCTGCATCGAGCATTACATCCTGCACGCTTATCGCGGCCGTGAGGATTTTGTCCAGGAATTGGATTTCGTCATGGAAAAGGACGGCGGAATCATGGGTCATATCATGTATGTTCGCACGGAAATCCAGGCGGACGATGGCAGGCGGATCCCGATCATGACCTTCGGCCCGATCAGCATCGCGCCGGAATATCAAAGGCAGGGCTACGGCAAGGCTCTTCTGGAGTTTTCCATGGAAAAAGCGGCGGACCTGGGCGTTGGCGCCCTCTGCATGGAAGGGAATCTGGATTTCTACGGCAAGCTCGGCTTTGTGGTCGCGAGCTCCAGGGGGATTCATTACAACGCGGAACCGAGGACGGATGAAGTTCCTTATTTTCTGCTCCGGGAGTTGAGGGCAGGATTTCTGAACGGCGTTACCGGGACTTACTACACGCCGGAGGGCTACCTGGTTGACGGACGGGACGTGGAAAATTTTGACGTCGGTTTTTCACCAAAAAAGAAAATGAAATTGCCGGGGCAGCTTGTATAA
- a CDS encoding DNA repair protein RadA — MISMKKVQTQYVCRECGRTNPKYMGRCPGCGGLGTMEEEIVSNPAAASAAHPAFRKSEPVRLRDIELTGEKRIDPGIGELAQVLGGGIVPGSLILIGGDPGIGKSTLLLQTAIFLAGKATVLYVSGEESERQIKMRAERILASAPKFRDLSERLLLYTETSLDAILNAVAELKPEFLIVDSIQTIQLSALESSAGSLTQVRECTGKLRELAKTSGLTVFVIGHVTKEGLIAGPRVLEHIVDTVLYLEGDRFQTLRLLRSVKNRYGATSEVGVFEMIESGLNEVKNPSELFLSERMVNASGSAIAVTMEGTRPILVEVQALTNLTAFGNPRRAQNGVDMNRLFLITAVLTRRVGLRLGDQDVYVNVVNGLKISEPAADLAVAGAIFSSARGVPLRADTVLIGEIGLSGELRGIQKLSARINEARKLGFTRAIVPRLLRNRETFPTGIEIIQARTLKDAMQNAVSDAAPVGTDPEGAGNG, encoded by the coding sequence ATGATCAGCATGAAGAAAGTCCAGACGCAATACGTCTGCCGCGAATGCGGCAGGACGAATCCGAAATACATGGGACGCTGCCCCGGCTGCGGCGGGCTGGGGACTATGGAGGAGGAGATCGTTTCCAATCCGGCGGCCGCCTCCGCGGCGCATCCCGCATTCCGTAAGAGCGAACCGGTCCGGCTCCGCGATATCGAGCTGACCGGCGAAAAACGGATCGATCCGGGGATCGGCGAGCTCGCGCAGGTCCTCGGCGGCGGGATCGTCCCCGGCTCGTTGATCCTGATCGGCGGCGACCCGGGGATCGGGAAATCGACGCTCCTTCTTCAGACGGCAATTTTCCTCGCCGGAAAAGCGACCGTCCTCTACGTTTCCGGCGAAGAATCCGAACGCCAGATCAAAATGCGCGCCGAACGGATTCTCGCGTCAGCGCCGAAGTTCCGCGATCTTTCCGAACGCCTCCTGCTGTACACGGAAACCAGCCTGGACGCGATTTTAAACGCTGTCGCCGAGTTGAAACCGGAATTCCTGATTGTCGACTCGATCCAGACAATCCAGCTTTCGGCGCTGGAATCGAGCGCCGGATCGCTGACGCAGGTCCGCGAATGCACCGGGAAATTACGCGAGCTGGCGAAGACGAGCGGGCTGACCGTTTTCGTCATCGGGCATGTTACCAAAGAGGGCCTGATCGCCGGTCCGCGCGTCCTGGAACATATCGTCGACACTGTCCTGTACCTGGAAGGCGACCGCTTTCAGACGCTGCGGCTGCTGCGTTCGGTCAAGAACCGCTACGGCGCGACGTCGGAGGTCGGCGTCTTTGAAATGATTGAGAGCGGGCTGAACGAGGTGAAGAACCCGTCCGAGCTCTTCCTTTCCGAACGCATGGTCAACGCGTCGGGGTCCGCGATCGCGGTCACGATGGAAGGGACGCGTCCGATCCTCGTCGAGGTTCAGGCGCTGACCAACCTGACCGCGTTCGGGAACCCGCGCCGGGCCCAGAACGGCGTCGACATGAACCGTCTTTTCCTGATTACCGCCGTCCTGACCCGGCGCGTCGGCCTCCGGCTCGGCGACCAGGACGTTTACGTCAACGTTGTCAACGGGCTGAAAATCAGCGAACCCGCCGCCGATTTAGCCGTCGCCGGCGCGATTTTTTCGTCGGCGCGCGGCGTGCCGCTGCGCGCCGATACGGTCCTGATCGGCGAGATCGGACTTTCGGGCGAGCTTCGCGGAATCCAGAAGCTCAGCGCGCGGATCAACGAAGCGCGAAAGCTGGGGTTTACGCGCGCGATCGTCCCGCGACTGCTGCGGAACCGCGAGACGTTCCCGACAGGGATCGAAATTATTCAGGCGCGAACGCTGAAAGACGCAATGCAAAACGCCGTCAGCGACGCCGCCCCTGTGGGAACCGATCCGGAAGGCGCGGGAAACGGGTAG
- a CDS encoding DNA polymerase III subunit delta, whose product MAISVRILHGDDEETIRTVLRTVESGLRATGLAELNFQVLDGKNTDGEAFSNAVYAPPLIADQRVVVLNNPLAMAGGRDGNQRFLTLLNSIPETTCLILVIHDTYERRDWSALPAKSFLRKWATERPESAIIETHARPDLNGMRGWITAKANELGGQIEPGAARLLIGMIGNDTGEARQALDKLLLYVDFARPIDESDVSELITANNTVNIFAMIDDLVAGNAKSALIKLHQLIEEQDVPGVLAMITRQFRLLVQAREILDEGGGTGAIMKELGQIEFVANKLGNQARAFSMNRLCDLFGELVEIDRGLKTSQSDPLTALDLFAVSVASGKRK is encoded by the coding sequence ATGGCGATATCGGTTCGCATCCTGCATGGCGACGACGAGGAAACGATTCGGACGGTTTTAAGAACGGTCGAATCCGGACTGCGCGCAACCGGCCTGGCCGAGCTGAATTTTCAAGTTCTCGACGGGAAAAATACCGACGGCGAAGCGTTTTCGAACGCCGTTTACGCGCCGCCGCTGATCGCCGACCAGCGCGTCGTCGTCCTGAATAACCCGTTAGCGATGGCCGGGGGGCGCGACGGGAACCAGCGCTTCCTGACGCTGCTGAATTCGATCCCGGAAACGACCTGCCTGATTCTGGTCATTCATGACACGTACGAACGGAGGGACTGGTCGGCGCTGCCGGCGAAATCGTTCCTGAGGAAATGGGCGACGGAACGGCCGGAGAGCGCGATCATCGAAACGCACGCGCGCCCCGACCTGAACGGCATGCGCGGCTGGATCACGGCGAAAGCGAACGAGCTCGGCGGGCAGATCGAACCGGGCGCAGCGCGGCTCCTGATCGGCATGATCGGCAACGACACCGGCGAAGCGCGTCAGGCGCTCGACAAGCTCCTTCTCTACGTCGATTTTGCCCGGCCGATCGATGAAAGCGACGTCAGCGAGCTGATCACCGCGAACAATACCGTCAATATTTTTGCCATGATCGACGATCTCGTCGCCGGAAACGCGAAATCCGCGCTGATCAAGCTTCACCAGCTCATCGAGGAACAGGACGTCCCGGGCGTTCTGGCGATGATCACGCGGCAGTTCCGCCTTCTCGTCCAGGCGCGGGAAATCCTCGACGAAGGCGGCGGGACCGGCGCGATCATGAAAGAGCTGGGGCAGATCGAATTTGTCGCCAATAAGCTCGGGAATCAGGCGCGCGCGTTCTCGATGAACCGGCTTTGCGATTTATTCGGCGAACTCGTCGAAATCGATCGCGGGCTGAAAACGTCGCAGTCCGACCCGCTGACCGCGTTGGATTTATTCGCCGTCAGCGTCGCTTCCGGCAAACGCAAGTAA
- a CDS encoding thymidine phosphorylase: MNAVEIIVKKRDGEPLSREEIKFFIDGYTAGKIPDYQASALAMAILCRGMNDRETADLTMAIAESGEVLSLDGVVDIAVDKHSTGGVGDKTTLIVQPIVSACGVPVAKMSGRGLGFSGGTIDKLESIPGMRLDLTKEEFLAQLKKYHTVLSGQSGDLAPADGKLYALRDVTGTVPALPLIASSVMSKKIAAGTPVILLDVKVGDGAFMETIEKARRLAGVMVAIGTQIGRKVYAELTDMNQPLGAAVGNILEVKESIAFLKGEPVPSDLYEHCVKSSATLLEMAGAAATSEDALALVRRALSSGAAFESLKKLVSLQGGDISYLDSPEKFPAAPIVRTVTADRAGYVHAIRARIVGEASVTLDAGRITKSDAIDRRVGILVHSKVGDPVEKGQPIFTIHANSEAKAERAAANLIQAISIQDGPRDRYPQFYGLITGSDDKTA; the protein is encoded by the coding sequence ATGAACGCTGTAGAAATTATCGTTAAGAAGCGCGACGGCGAACCGCTCAGCCGCGAGGAGATCAAATTCTTTATCGACGGGTACACCGCGGGAAAAATCCCCGATTACCAGGCCTCCGCGCTGGCGATGGCGATTCTCTGCCGCGGGATGAACGACCGGGAAACCGCCGATCTGACCATGGCGATCGCGGAATCCGGCGAAGTCCTTTCGCTTGACGGCGTCGTCGATATCGCGGTCGACAAGCATTCGACCGGCGGCGTCGGCGATAAAACGACGCTGATTGTCCAGCCGATCGTCAGCGCCTGCGGCGTTCCGGTCGCGAAAATGTCCGGACGCGGGCTGGGGTTCAGCGGGGGAACGATCGATAAACTCGAATCCATTCCGGGGATGCGCCTCGACCTGACGAAAGAGGAATTCCTCGCGCAGCTGAAAAAATATCATACGGTTCTTTCCGGTCAATCCGGCGACTTAGCCCCGGCGGACGGGAAGCTTTACGCGCTCCGCGACGTAACCGGAACCGTTCCGGCGCTCCCGCTGATCGCGTCGTCGGTCATGAGTAAAAAGATCGCCGCCGGAACGCCCGTGATCCTTCTCGACGTCAAGGTCGGCGACGGCGCGTTCATGGAAACGATCGAAAAGGCGCGGCGCTTAGCCGGCGTCATGGTCGCGATCGGCACGCAAATCGGTCGGAAGGTCTACGCGGAACTCACTGACATGAACCAACCGCTCGGCGCGGCCGTCGGCAATATTCTCGAAGTCAAAGAATCGATCGCTTTCCTGAAAGGGGAGCCCGTTCCATCCGATCTCTACGAACATTGCGTCAAGTCATCGGCGACGCTGCTGGAAATGGCCGGGGCGGCGGCGACGAGCGAAGACGCGCTGGCGCTGGTTCGCCGCGCGCTCTCGTCCGGCGCAGCCTTCGAGAGCCTGAAAAAGCTGGTCTCGCTCCAGGGCGGCGATATTTCCTACCTCGATTCACCGGAAAAATTCCCGGCCGCGCCGATCGTTCGGACCGTTACGGCCGATCGCGCCGGTTATGTTCATGCCATCCGCGCGCGGATCGTCGGCGAAGCTTCGGTCACGCTGGACGCCGGGCGGATTACCAAGAGCGACGCTATCGACCGCCGCGTCGGTATCCTGGTGCATTCGAAGGTCGGCGATCCCGTCGAAAAAGGTCAGCCGATCTTCACGATTCACGCCAACAGCGAAGCGAAGGCCGAACGGGCGGCGGCGAACCTGATCCAGGCCATCTCGATTCAGGACGGACCCCGCGACCGCTATCCACAGTTCTACGGCCTGATCACCGGATCGGACGACAAAACGGCATGA
- a CDS encoding haloacid dehalogenase encodes MNHSTTQTINQIAESAHVVFEAETKARDDALSKARALTRASANAIRAIHRGDSVEAHRHLDAGKNLFSEIAEELKSFPGLYYAGYTQDAIKEYCEASLTTAFIEMCELPTPESLGVPVSTFLRGLAETPGELRRRCMDILRMGYSDEAETLLSEMDDIYSVLITMDYPDAVTNGLRRQTDLLRGIVERTRADLTLSLREEKLKELLRRTIETHESSLIK; translated from the coding sequence ATGAACCATTCTACGACTCAAACGATCAATCAAATCGCTGAATCAGCGCACGTCGTTTTTGAAGCGGAAACGAAGGCTCGAGACGACGCGCTCAGCAAAGCCCGGGCGCTGACACGGGCCTCTGCTAACGCGATCCGCGCGATTCATCGGGGCGACAGCGTTGAAGCACATCGTCATCTTGATGCTGGAAAGAACCTGTTCTCCGAAATAGCCGAGGAGTTGAAAAGCTTTCCCGGTTTGTATTACGCGGGTTATACCCAGGACGCCATTAAAGAGTACTGCGAAGCCAGTCTGACAACGGCGTTTATCGAAATGTGCGAGCTCCCGACGCCGGAAAGTTTAGGCGTTCCGGTTTCTACGTTCCTGCGTGGATTAGCGGAAACGCCGGGCGAACTGCGCCGCCGCTGCATGGATATCCTGCGAATGGGGTATTCGGACGAGGCGGAAACGCTGTTGTCTGAAATGGACGATATTTATTCGGTCCTGATTACGATGGATTACCCGGACGCGGTCACGAATGGCCTCCGACGGCAGACGGACCTGCTGCGCGGGATTGTCGAGCGAACGCGCGCCGACCTGACGCTGAGTTTGCGAGAAGAAAAACTGAAAGAATTGCTGCGGCGAACGATCGAAACGCATGAATCATCCCTCATAAAGTAG
- a CDS encoding ABC transporter permease, translating into MKNKTTASDILQTYGTIIAGLLVIIIFSILRLDAFFTFRNLINISRQISLQVIIAIGATLIMCVGEFDLSIGALASLGGVIGALLAVAGFPVWLCFLVPVVACLILGWVNGWIVTKFNVLSFITTLGMSTILAGFTYWLTDGSTVFQNIPKSFTFIGSKSLTQIPYLTMIMLLFSVIFWFIMRNTAFGRKLYAIGGNETASRVSGINVNRNKRIAFALCGGLSAVTGVLMASRLGSAHPTGGDSFFLSSYAAVYLGSTVFRESVPNVWGTFIGAAILGILANGLTILQVPTYIQDILTGAIIILAVIAQKLGKGSTE; encoded by the coding sequence ATGAAAAATAAAACAACAGCTTCAGATATTCTTCAAACCTACGGGACGATTATTGCGGGCCTTCTGGTGATAATAATTTTCAGTATTCTTCGCCTCGACGCTTTCTTTACTTTCAGGAATCTTATCAATATCAGCCGCCAAATCTCACTTCAAGTTATTATAGCAATTGGCGCAACGCTGATCATGTGCGTCGGCGAATTCGATTTATCGATTGGCGCGTTAGCGAGTTTAGGCGGCGTAATCGGAGCGTTACTGGCTGTAGCGGGTTTTCCAGTCTGGCTTTGTTTCCTGGTGCCTGTCGTCGCTTGTCTGATTCTTGGATGGGTCAACGGTTGGATTGTTACAAAATTCAACGTGCTTTCGTTTATTACAACCTTAGGAATGAGCACTATCCTTGCAGGTTTCACGTATTGGCTAACGGATGGATCAACAGTTTTTCAAAACATTCCTAAATCTTTTACCTTTATCGGCTCGAAAAGTCTGACGCAAATTCCATACCTAACAATGATCATGCTGCTTTTTTCCGTGATCTTTTGGTTTATCATGCGAAATACCGCTTTTGGACGTAAACTCTACGCAATCGGCGGTAATGAAACAGCCTCGCGAGTCTCTGGTATTAACGTAAATAGAAATAAAAGAATTGCATTCGCGCTTTGCGGTGGGCTTTCCGCAGTGACCGGCGTCCTCATGGCAAGCCGCCTGGGCTCTGCTCACCCGACGGGCGGCGATAGTTTCTTCCTTTCTTCCTACGCCGCTGTATATCTCGGAAGCACGGTTTTCAGAGAAAGCGTTCCGAACGTATGGGGAACGTTTATCGGCGCCGCAATTTTAGGAATCTTAGCAAACGGATTAACCATACTCCAGGTTCCAACTTATATTCAGGATATATTAACGGGAGCAATAATTATTTTAGCGGTAATCGCGCAAAAATTAGGGAAAGGAAGCACCGAATAA
- a CDS encoding ribose ABC transporter ATP-binding protein, giving the protein MLLKTAKINKQFNGIYALRNVDFEMMPGEIHGLVGENGAGKSTLIKILTGVYGFDSGQILWNGKEIRIHSPWQSRRLGINVIHQDRNLIPFLSGYENAYLGLPYETRFGGILLDWEKMQQRVDKTAKRIGISLNLRAPARLLSPPQKTLLEIIRAMMTECQLLILDEPTASLTEKEAAILFRIIQKLKESGVSILYVSHRMDEIFRLTDRITVLKNGELISTETTNHTNLEKIISLMTGNWVSEAKGTDRVFGETFLSVDHLKSADKIVKGVSFSVRKGEILGIYGLGGSGRTETLETIYGLREKAFGKITIGQKGYPKPSPAQSLKNGLVLISEDRRGKALITSLSVKQNIVLSTIDQNARFGIVDEKNETNHAEEKIRSLSIKTTGPAQQVAKLSGGNQQKVVFAKALMSEPKVLLCDEPTQAVDIKTRSEIHRLLRNLAGQGAAIVVVSSDIDEMLNIADNIVVIVNGETQACLKNENLTSRQILAICYQRKEERRKDEK; this is encoded by the coding sequence ATGTTATTGAAAACAGCGAAAATCAACAAACAATTCAACGGGATATATGCTCTGCGAAATGTAGATTTTGAAATGATGCCAGGAGAGATTCATGGCCTTGTCGGTGAAAACGGCGCTGGAAAATCAACTTTAATTAAGATATTGACTGGAGTTTATGGGTTTGACTCTGGCCAAATCCTGTGGAATGGAAAGGAAATCAGAATTCATTCCCCATGGCAGAGTCGCAGACTTGGAATCAACGTTATACATCAGGACAGAAACCTTATTCCCTTTCTTAGCGGATATGAAAACGCCTATCTCGGGCTTCCGTATGAAACGCGATTTGGCGGAATCCTCCTGGATTGGGAGAAAATGCAGCAAAGGGTCGACAAGACCGCAAAACGCATAGGAATCAGCCTGAATCTCAGAGCGCCAGCCAGATTATTAAGCCCGCCTCAAAAAACACTGCTCGAAATAATTCGTGCAATGATGACTGAATGTCAATTGTTGATTTTAGACGAGCCTACAGCTTCGCTGACCGAAAAAGAGGCTGCAATTCTCTTTAGGATCATACAAAAATTAAAGGAAAGCGGCGTTTCCATTTTATACGTTTCGCATCGAATGGACGAGATATTTAGATTAACGGACAGAATTACAGTCTTAAAAAATGGAGAGCTGATTTCAACCGAAACAACAAACCATACCAACCTGGAAAAAATTATCTCACTGATGACAGGCAATTGGGTAAGCGAAGCCAAAGGAACTGATAGAGTCTTCGGGGAAACATTTCTATCTGTTGATCATCTGAAGAGCGCAGACAAAATCGTAAAAGGCGTCAGTTTTTCTGTCAGGAAAGGCGAAATTCTCGGAATCTACGGTCTGGGAGGAAGCGGCAGAACAGAAACACTCGAGACTATCTACGGTTTACGAGAAAAAGCCTTTGGAAAAATAACCATAGGCCAAAAAGGATACCCAAAACCTTCTCCGGCGCAATCACTAAAAAACGGTTTGGTTCTTATCAGTGAGGACAGGCGCGGAAAGGCATTAATCACAAGCCTATCTGTAAAACAAAATATCGTTCTGTCAACCATCGATCAGAATGCCAGATTCGGGATTGTCGACGAAAAAAATGAAACGAACCACGCTGAAGAAAAAATTAGATCCTTATCGATTAAAACGACCGGCCCAGCGCAGCAAGTCGCCAAATTATCTGGCGGAAATCAACAAAAGGTCGTTTTCGCAAAAGCGTTAATGTCCGAACCAAAGGTTCTTTTATGCGACGAGCCAACGCAGGCAGTCGATATCAAAACACGATCTGAAATTCATCGCCTTCTTCGCAATCTGGCGGGCCAAGGCGCCGCTATTGTCGTCGTTTCCTCGGATATAGACGAAATGCTGAATATCGCAGACAATATCGTCGTTATCGTAAACGGGGAAACGCAAGCCTGTCTGAAGAATGAAAACCTGACATCAAGACAAATTTTGGCAATCTGTTATCAGCGGAAAGAAGAAAGGCGCAAAGATGAAAAATAA
- a CDS encoding ribose ABC transporter substrate-binding protein yields MKKNNFLAAYGLAFVLLLANVFTVMGSPKGKKVTILTPYMSSVTTNQMANYLSDRLEDAGVIVTIVDTKGDMAQFASRIEDTVSAMVDAIVIISVDPSQVEAQLESAFEANIPVFGVDSGFIEGMAVNATSDNYAMGKLIGEYLVNDLISGEGKIITLTHRPHPGVVKRCEAMDDLLKDNGEIELITEQHVEVPNPIENARKIVENLLLANSEKGSISAIWAAWDEPAIGAAQACLDAGRDEIVITGVDGNSQALQMIADGTDLKATVAQDFEGMAELISASIIQMFDDETIEPGEIYAPAKLITIKNVADYLKE; encoded by the coding sequence ATGAAAAAGAATAATTTTTTAGCCGCATACGGATTAGCGTTTGTATTGCTTTTGGCAAATGTATTCACAGTCATGGGAAGCCCTAAAGGGAAAAAAGTTACGATCCTGACGCCATACATGAGTTCAGTAACAACAAACCAGATGGCCAATTATTTATCGGACCGTTTAGAAGACGCTGGCGTCATCGTAACGATCGTTGATACAAAGGGCGATATGGCGCAATTTGCGAGCCGTATTGAAGACACTGTCTCGGCTATGGTCGACGCGATCGTTATCATCAGCGTCGATCCCTCTCAGGTCGAGGCCCAACTCGAATCCGCATTCGAAGCAAATATTCCAGTCTTTGGCGTCGACAGCGGTTTTATCGAAGGCATGGCCGTCAACGCAACCAGCGATAATTACGCAATGGGAAAATTAATTGGAGAATATTTGGTCAACGATTTAATAAGCGGAGAGGGCAAGATTATCACCCTGACACACCGCCCTCATCCAGGCGTGGTCAAGCGCTGCGAAGCTATGGACGACCTGCTTAAAGATAACGGGGAAATCGAACTTATTACAGAGCAGCACGTTGAAGTTCCGAATCCGATTGAAAACGCACGAAAAATCGTTGAGAACCTGCTGCTTGCGAATTCTGAAAAAGGATCGATCTCTGCTATCTGGGCTGCCTGGGACGAGCCCGCGATTGGAGCGGCTCAGGCATGCTTGGACGCTGGTCGGGATGAAATTGTAATTACCGGCGTCGACGGGAATAGTCAAGCGCTGCAAATGATCGCTGACGGAACAGATCTTAAAGCAACCGTAGCCCAGGATTTCGAAGGCATGGCGGAACTCATCTCAGCGTCAATTATTCAAATGTTCGACGATGAAACGATCGAGCCAGGCGAAATTTACGCGCCCGCGAAGCTGATCACGATTAAAAACGTTGCAGATTATCTGAAAGAATAG
- a CDS encoding ribosomal RNA small subunit methyltransferase A — MNSTKPLPPLNVPALLARYRLQPSKGLGQNFLTDDGVLAEIVQAAGVDKTSVVLEIGPGLGSLTRRLAAEASQVIAVELDRKMIPVLNETLAPFSNVAIIQSDILAYDPCDAFAGESYCVVANIPYYITSAVIRHLLELRTRPDRISLTIQKEVAERICAEPGDFSLLSLSVRIYGEPRCMMTIGKEAFYPVPKIDSALVRIDLYDEPLIPRNNADAFFKLIKAGFGQKRKTLRNALTSGLALDKTAIENALSEAEIDPKRRAETLTIDEWKQLLSVLNRRSGGQ, encoded by the coding sequence ATGAACTCAACGAAGCCCCTTCCACCTCTCAACGTTCCCGCCCTGCTGGCCCGCTATCGACTCCAGCCAAGCAAAGGACTGGGTCAGAACTTCCTAACCGACGACGGCGTCCTGGCCGAAATCGTCCAAGCCGCGGGCGTAGATAAAACGAGTGTGGTTTTAGAAATCGGGCCGGGACTGGGATCTTTAACGCGGCGCCTTGCCGCGGAGGCTTCGCAGGTTATCGCGGTCGAATTGGATCGGAAGATGATTCCCGTACTGAACGAGACGCTGGCGCCGTTTTCTAACGTCGCGATCATCCAGTCGGACATTCTTGCGTACGATCCGTGCGACGCTTTCGCCGGTGAATCCTACTGTGTTGTCGCCAATATTCCGTACTATATCACCTCTGCGGTCATCCGCCATCTTCTTGAGCTCAGAACGCGGCCAGATCGAATTTCGCTGACGATTCAGAAAGAAGTCGCGGAACGTATCTGCGCCGAGCCCGGGGATTTCAGCCTTCTATCGCTGAGCGTTCGGATTTACGGCGAGCCGCGCTGCATGATGACGATCGGGAAAGAGGCGTTTTATCCGGTTCCGAAAATCGATTCCGCGCTCGTCCGAATCGATTTATACGACGAACCGCTTATTCCGAGGAACAATGCGGACGCATTTTTCAAGCTGATCAAAGCCGGTTTTGGACAGAAGCGAAAAACGCTGCGCAACGCGCTGACCTCTGGACTGGCGCTCGATAAGACGGCGATCGAAAACGCGCTTTCCGAAGCGGAAATCGATCCCAAACGGCGCGCCGAAACGTTGACAATAGACGAATGGAAACAATTGCTGTCGGTCCTGAACCGACGGAGCGGAGGACAATAA